The proteins below come from a single Parageobacillus toebii NBRC 107807 genomic window:
- a CDS encoding protein-glutamine gamma-glutamyltransferase, whose protein sequence is MIKIQDTIVYNDFLAHSSLSKKQEKIFEALLKSPETYVYKNEHQLLFEIILRDRIIDTAISLAKSKVRFAIFRLSKCNEQFWIKNELGGFQLKEGVLPSDAINDIFINSHLYAFECATAIVIVFYKAILDVIDKQTFNRLFSNLLLYDWHVDQDLGVKTKKGEDYLPGDCLYFKNPEFDPQTPQWQGENTIYLGNDLHYGHGIGIKTSEEIIAALNKKRKKDATKSAYLLPQTTRVDFIYLSQFSSTPGGYRLPINKKYFITGTLGSATFLYW, encoded by the coding sequence ATGATTAAAATTCAAGATACGATTGTGTATAACGACTTTCTCGCGCATTCTTCTCTTTCAAAAAAGCAAGAAAAAATATTTGAAGCATTATTAAAATCACCAGAAACCTACGTATATAAAAACGAACATCAACTTTTGTTTGAAATTATTTTGCGCGATCGCATTATCGATACGGCCATCTCGCTCGCAAAAAGCAAAGTAAGGTTTGCTATTTTTCGTCTTTCAAAATGCAATGAGCAATTTTGGATAAAAAATGAGTTGGGAGGTTTCCAATTAAAAGAAGGCGTGCTTCCCTCAGATGCGATAAACGATATTTTCATAAACAGCCATTTATACGCCTTTGAGTGCGCTACCGCCATCGTTATCGTATTTTACAAGGCTATATTAGATGTTATAGATAAACAGACATTTAATAGGCTGTTTTCCAATCTCTTATTATACGATTGGCATGTCGATCAAGACTTAGGAGTAAAAACAAAAAAGGGAGAAGACTATCTCCCAGGCGACTGTCTTTATTTTAAAAACCCTGAATTCGATCCGCAAACGCCGCAGTGGCAGGGAGAAAATACGATCTATTTAGGAAACGACTTGCATTACGGGCATGGAATCGGGATTAAAACGTCAGAAGAAATCATCGCCGCTTTAAATAAAAAAAGGAAAAAAGATGCTACAAAATCAGCCTACTTGCTTCCGCAAACGACAAGAGTCGATTTTATTTATTTATCTCAGTTTTCTAGCACCCCCGGAGGCTATCGTCTTCCCATTAACAAGAAATATTTCATTACCGGGACGCTTGGGTCAGCTACTTTCTTGTATTGGTAG
- a CDS encoding DMT family transporter, producing the protein MKSSSLWKPYFALFVGVISVSTSAILVKWAHAPASVIAFYRLFFTVLFMTPLFVKYVSELKMISKREWIFSIISGVLLAFHFILWFESLNYTSVTSSVVLVTLQPLFAFIGGYVFFKERLTAGAFLSALLAIVGSIIISWGDFRISGKALFGDILALLACAMVTGYWLFGQELRKRLSLMTYTYIVYGISSLTLFLYVLAFQFPLFSYRKIDWICFILLAIVPTLLGHSLMNWSVKWVSAATISMSILFEPVGATILAYFLLGEIIQPSQLMGGIFILTGIGTYLWGENRKGSLPIQESS; encoded by the coding sequence ATGAAATCATCAAGTTTATGGAAACCATACTTTGCATTGTTTGTCGGGGTAATCTCCGTATCTACTTCCGCCATTCTTGTGAAATGGGCGCATGCTCCTGCCTCCGTCATTGCATTTTATCGTTTGTTTTTTACTGTGCTATTCATGACACCACTTTTTGTGAAATATGTTTCCGAATTAAAAATGATCTCGAAACGAGAATGGATATTTTCCATCATCTCTGGTGTGCTCTTAGCGTTTCATTTTATTCTTTGGTTTGAGTCATTAAACTATACTTCTGTAACGAGTTCGGTTGTACTTGTAACGTTACAACCGTTGTTTGCATTTATTGGCGGATATGTCTTTTTTAAAGAACGATTGACAGCAGGAGCGTTTCTTAGCGCATTATTAGCTATTGTTGGAAGCATTATCATTAGTTGGGGTGACTTCCGAATTAGCGGTAAAGCATTATTTGGTGATATACTAGCGCTTTTGGCATGTGCAATGGTAACAGGGTATTGGCTGTTTGGTCAAGAGTTACGAAAACGCCTGTCATTAATGACATATACATATATTGTATACGGAATTAGTTCTTTGACGCTCTTTCTTTATGTGCTTGCTTTTCAATTTCCGTTGTTTTCATATAGAAAAATAGATTGGATTTGCTTTATTTTGCTGGCGATTGTGCCGACGTTGCTCGGACATTCACTGATGAACTGGTCGGTAAAATGGGTAAGTGCTGCAACCATTTCGATGAGCATTTTATTTGAGCCAGTCGGTGCAACAATATTAGCTTACTTTTTGCTTGGAGAGATCATTCAACCGTCCCAATTGATGGGGGGGATTTTCATTTTAACAGGAATCGGAACATATTTGTGGGGAGAAAATCGAAAAGGGTCGCTACCAATACAAGAAAGTAGCTGA
- a CDS encoding MgtC/SapB family protein: MNFDPFIKLGISAILGMIIGLERELKRKPVGLKTCLVISISSCLLTIVSIESAYVFPLKNHITMDPLRLAAQIVSGVGFLGAGVILRRGNDSISGLTTAAIIWGAAGIGIAVGAGFYLESAFGVALLIVSVELIPVIISFFGPKQLREKEILLQITVADAKNIADVIHKLKLQNIDIKTMRIKDLDDNHHLIKLKASVDQKRAAADVYYAIRTIDSIVHIDIESA, translated from the coding sequence ATGAACTTCGATCCTTTTATCAAACTAGGAATATCAGCTATATTAGGAATGATTATCGGATTAGAGAGAGAATTAAAACGCAAACCCGTTGGTTTAAAGACATGTTTAGTAATTTCTATTTCCAGCTGCTTATTAACCATTGTATCGATTGAATCTGCTTATGTATTTCCTCTAAAAAATCATATTACGATGGATCCACTCCGCCTTGCCGCTCAAATTGTCTCAGGAGTCGGATTTCTCGGGGCAGGAGTCATTTTACGACGCGGCAACGATAGTATTTCTGGGCTGACAACCGCTGCGATCATTTGGGGAGCGGCTGGCATCGGCATCGCAGTCGGCGCCGGATTCTATTTAGAATCTGCATTTGGCGTTGCGCTATTAATTGTGAGTGTTGAGCTAATTCCTGTTATAATCAGTTTTTTTGGACCAAAACAATTGCGAGAAAAAGAAATTCTTCTACAAATCACCGTTGCGGATGCAAAAAATATTGCCGACGTAATTCACAAACTCAAATTGCAAAATATCGATATTAAGACAATGCGTATTAAAGACTTAGACGACAACCATCATTTAATTAAACTAAAAGCATCTGTTGACCAAAAACGCGCCGCCGCCGACGTCTACTATGCCATTCGCACCATTGATTCGATCGTCCATATCGATATAGAAAGCGCCTAA
- a CDS encoding thermonuclease family protein: protein MRKLANLLAAALFILFFPTSSFAHPGTLDELGGHFRNSDCVYLLHEPTALAMQAKNKAELVQLVKKYNSNAKCTRQLTVDKIDLEGHTLGGVPATKSSSSATLRLGKKYPATLVECIDGDTAKFIVNGREYTTRFLFIDTPESTIEVEPYGKEASRFTCSLLKQGNITLETDGSTLFDKYHRLLAWVWVGDKLLQEEVTKAGLVEDFYDYGDYKYEGRIRDAMAEAKRNGAGMYGRSSAQKPDSSRQQQTAEEKTESKKTTPAPNSPAQENEAQHDDQQKQHDAESDKTNSFLYLLIGAVAIIIIYAFARK, encoded by the coding sequence ATGAGAAAATTAGCAAATTTGCTGGCAGCAGCTTTATTCATTCTCTTTTTTCCAACCAGCAGCTTCGCCCATCCAGGAACTCTTGACGAACTAGGCGGACATTTCCGCAATTCAGACTGCGTATACTTGCTGCATGAACCGACAGCGCTTGCCATGCAGGCCAAAAATAAAGCAGAGCTTGTCCAATTAGTCAAAAAATACAATAGCAATGCCAAGTGCACCCGACAGCTGACGGTGGATAAAATTGACCTAGAAGGGCATACGCTGGGCGGAGTCCCTGCAACGAAATCAAGTTCATCGGCCACATTGCGATTAGGAAAAAAATATCCTGCAACATTAGTAGAGTGCATTGATGGAGATACAGCAAAGTTTATCGTCAATGGCCGCGAATATACAACCCGCTTTCTATTCATCGATACGCCGGAAAGTACAATCGAAGTCGAGCCGTATGGAAAGGAAGCAAGCCGATTTACTTGTTCCCTCTTAAAACAAGGAAACATCACATTGGAAACTGACGGCAGCACGCTGTTTGATAAGTATCATCGCTTGCTCGCTTGGGTGTGGGTAGGAGACAAATTGCTTCAGGAAGAAGTGACCAAAGCAGGACTGGTCGAAGACTTTTACGATTACGGGGATTATAAATACGAAGGTCGAATCCGCGACGCCATGGCGGAGGCGAAACGAAACGGCGCGGGAATGTATGGCCGTTCATCCGCGCAAAAACCTGATTCCTCCCGTCAGCAGCAAACAGCGGAAGAAAAAACGGAAAGCAAAAAAACAACACCCGCACCAAACTCACCGGCACAAGAAAATGAAGCGCAGCACGATGATCAGCAAAAACAGCACGATGCAGAGTCCGACAAAACAAATTCATTCCTTTACTTGCTTATTGGCGCAGTTGCGATTATCATTATTTACGCTTTCGCCCGCAAATAA
- a CDS encoding GNAT family N-acetyltransferase, with product MIRNANREDLPAIVQIYNETIPTRMVTADLEPVTVESREAWFFAHDPHTRPIWVVELDGHVCAWLSFQSFYGRPAYRHTAEISIYISEAYRGRGIGTQLLQKAIEEAPSLEIKTLLGFIFAHNEPSLRLFARFGFETWGHFPKVAELEGIERDLIIVGKRIV from the coding sequence ATGATTCGAAATGCAAACAGAGAAGATTTACCAGCAATCGTTCAGATATACAATGAAACGATTCCGACAAGAATGGTAACAGCAGATCTCGAACCAGTGACTGTTGAGAGCAGGGAAGCATGGTTTTTCGCGCACGATCCGCATACGCGCCCGATCTGGGTTGTGGAGCTGGACGGTCATGTGTGCGCATGGCTTAGTTTTCAGTCGTTTTATGGGCGGCCGGCATATCGTCATACAGCGGAAATTAGCATTTATATTTCCGAGGCATATCGGGGAAGAGGAATTGGCACACAGCTTCTTCAAAAAGCGATTGAGGAAGCGCCTAGTTTGGAGATAAAAACCCTTTTAGGGTTTATTTTTGCGCATAATGAGCCAAGCTTGCGGCTTTTTGCCCGCTTTGGCTTTGAAACATGGGGGCATTTCCCGAAGGTTGCGGAGCTAGAAGGGATCGAACGGGATTTGATCATTGTTGGCAAAAGAATTGTATAG
- a CDS encoding potassium channel family protein yields MKNWDVLISYLRLPVLVRLLLVGSIMIVFFGTLIHFVEPSTFRNVFDGIWWAIVTTATIGYGDMVPKTFAGKIIAISLILLGTGVITTYFATLSAAAAAKESMLSSGQLRYMQKGHIIIVGWNERAREVIAKLTKYHSSLRCVIIDATLQELPVSYKNVHFIKGNASYDDVLHKANIAEAQMILITADQHKNEAEADKDSILTLLAAKGLNPCIYAIVEILTEQQVNNAKRAGADEVIQTNLLSSFAMANSLQSPGVSKATEELLHQLHNRKLQLIDAEGLFIGKTFFEISQILLDKQIILIGIMRGEEGYINPSPHFLIEKGDRLFVIMT; encoded by the coding sequence ATGAAAAACTGGGATGTACTAATATCGTATTTACGCCTTCCTGTTTTGGTACGATTGTTGTTAGTTGGAAGTATAATGATCGTCTTTTTCGGAACATTGATTCATTTCGTTGAACCATCTACATTTCGCAATGTATTCGATGGAATATGGTGGGCCATTGTGACAACCGCGACGATCGGTTATGGCGATATGGTGCCGAAGACGTTTGCCGGGAAAATCATCGCCATTTCCCTCATTTTGTTAGGAACGGGAGTCATCACCACTTATTTCGCTACATTATCCGCAGCCGCTGCGGCAAAAGAGTCTATGTTATCGAGCGGACAACTGCGTTACATGCAGAAAGGGCATATCATCATTGTCGGTTGGAATGAACGGGCGCGCGAGGTAATAGCAAAATTAACGAAATATCACTCATCGCTTCGATGCGTGATTATCGATGCGACTTTACAGGAACTTCCGGTTTCCTATAAAAATGTTCATTTTATTAAAGGAAATGCCAGTTACGATGATGTGCTTCATAAAGCGAACATTGCCGAAGCGCAAATGATTTTAATTACAGCCGATCAGCATAAAAATGAAGCAGAAGCAGATAAAGATTCGATTTTAACATTGTTGGCGGCCAAAGGACTTAATCCTTGTATATATGCGATCGTTGAAATTTTAACAGAACAGCAAGTGAATAACGCAAAACGGGCTGGCGCCGATGAAGTCATTCAGACCAATTTGCTGTCAAGCTTTGCGATGGCAAACAGCCTTCAGTCGCCAGGGGTATCGAAAGCGACGGAAGAGTTGCTTCATCAACTTCATAATAGAAAACTACAGCTTATCGATGCGGAAGGATTATTCATCGGAAAAACATTTTTTGAAATCAGCCAAATATTATTAGACAAACAAATAATTTTAATCGGTATAATGAGGGGAGAAGAAGGATATATAAATCCTTCTCCACATTTTTTGATCGAAAAGGGAGACCGTTTGTTCGTGATCATGACTTAA
- a CDS encoding YugN-like family protein, producing the protein MIEIPSRLEGKTFPLYKLEQLLKPLGYTIGGNWDYDHGSFDYKIDDEAGYQFLRVPFEAIDGQLDSHGTTVKLGRPFLLSHKYQIGIDDHADGGNLGAAFNQFAEPQDPDATFPEKYIDIGKALVKDLESQLLD; encoded by the coding sequence ATGATTGAAATTCCTTCACGATTAGAAGGAAAGACGTTTCCGTTATATAAGCTGGAGCAGTTGTTAAAACCGCTTGGTTATACGATTGGTGGAAATTGGGATTATGATCATGGTTCGTTCGATTATAAAATTGACGATGAAGCAGGATATCAATTTTTGCGCGTTCCGTTTGAAGCAATTGACGGGCAGCTCGATTCCCATGGAACAACCGTCAAGCTCGGCAGGCCATTTTTATTGTCCCATAAGTATCAAATAGGGATTGATGACCACGCCGATGGCGGCAATCTTGGCGCAGCTTTTAACCAATTTGCGGAGCCGCAAGACCCTGATGCGACGTTTCCGGAAAAATATATTGACATTGGAAAAGCGCTTGTCAAAGATTTAGAAAGCCAACTGCTTGATTAA
- a CDS encoding glucose-6-phosphate isomerase encodes MTHIRFDYSKALSFFGEHELTYLRDAVKVAHHSLHEKTGVGNDFLGWLDLPVNYDKEEFARIQKAAAKIQADSDVLLVIGIGGSYLGARAAIEMLHHSFYNALPKEKRNTPQIIFVGNNISSTYMKEVMDLLEGKDFSINVISKSGTTTEPAIAFRIFRKLLEEKYGKEEARKRIYATTDRARGALKTLATAEGYETFIIPDDVGGRYSVLTAVGLLPIAVSGANIEEMMKGAAQAREDFSSSELEENAAYQYAAIRNILYNKGKTIELLINYEPALQYFAEWWKQLFGESEGKDQKGIFPASANFSTDLHSLGQYIQEGRRDLFETVLKVEKPRHDLVIEAEENDLDGLNYLAGKTVDFVNTKAFEGTLLAHTDGGVPNLVITLPELNEYTFGYLVYFFEKACAMSGYLLGVNPFDQPGVEAYKVNMFALLGKPGYEEKKAELEKRLK; translated from the coding sequence ATGACACATATTCGTTTCGACTATTCAAAAGCATTATCGTTCTTTGGCGAACATGAGCTTACATATTTGCGCGATGCGGTGAAAGTTGCTCACCATTCCCTTCATGAAAAAACCGGAGTGGGCAATGATTTTTTAGGCTGGCTTGATTTGCCGGTGAATTATGACAAAGAAGAATTTGCCCGCATTCAAAAAGCGGCCGCAAAAATTCAAGCGGATTCCGACGTATTATTAGTCATCGGAATCGGCGGTTCGTATTTGGGAGCGCGTGCAGCGATCGAAATGCTTCATCATTCATTTTATAATGCGCTTCCGAAAGAAAAGCGAAATACGCCGCAAATCATTTTCGTCGGCAACAACATTAGTTCGACATACATGAAAGAAGTAATGGACTTACTTGAAGGAAAAGATTTCTCGATTAACGTTATTTCTAAATCGGGAACAACGACAGAACCAGCTATTGCGTTCCGTATTTTCCGTAAGCTTTTGGAAGAAAAATACGGGAAAGAAGAAGCGCGCAAACGTATTTATGCGACAACAGACCGGGCGCGCGGCGCATTAAAAACACTTGCGACGGCGGAAGGATATGAAACGTTTATCATTCCGGACGATGTCGGCGGCCGTTATTCTGTATTAACTGCGGTAGGGCTTCTTCCGATCGCGGTAAGCGGCGCAAACATCGAAGAAATGATGAAAGGGGCGGCGCAAGCGCGCGAAGACTTTAGCAGTTCAGAACTCGAAGAAAACGCTGCTTATCAATATGCGGCGATTCGGAACATTTTGTATAACAAAGGAAAAACAATTGAACTGCTCATTAACTATGAACCTGCGCTGCAATATTTTGCGGAATGGTGGAAACAGCTGTTTGGCGAAAGTGAAGGGAAAGATCAAAAAGGGATTTTCCCTGCATCGGCCAACTTCTCGACTGACCTTCATTCATTAGGGCAATATATCCAAGAAGGACGCCGCGATTTGTTTGAAACGGTATTGAAAGTCGAAAAACCGCGCCATGATTTAGTTATTGAAGCAGAAGAAAACGATTTAGATGGACTGAACTATTTGGCAGGAAAAACGGTTGATTTTGTCAATACGAAGGCGTTTGAAGGAACGCTTCTTGCCCATACGGATGGCGGAGTGCCGAATTTAGTGATTACCCTTCCGGAACTAAATGAATATACGTTTGGCTATCTCGTCTATTTCTTTGAAAAAGCGTGTGCGATGAGCGGTTACTTGTTAGGGGTAAATCCATTTGACCAGCCAGGGGTAGAAGCGTATAAAGTCAACATGTTTGCGCTTTTAGGCAAACCTGGATATGAAGAGAAAAAAGCAGAACTTGAAAAGCGATTAAAATAA
- a CDS encoding iron-containing alcohol dehydrogenase has protein sequence MQNFTFRNPTKLIFGKGQIEQLKEEIPRYGKKILLVYGGGSIKRNGLYDEVIRLLNELNVEVTELPGVEPNPRLSTVRKGVEICKKEGIEFLLAVGGGSVIDCTKAIAAGAKYDGDPWDFITKKVKVSEALPFGTVLTLAATGSEMNSGSVITNWETKEKYGWSSPATFPQFSILDPTYTLTVPKDHTVYGIVDMMSHVLEQYFHHTTNTPLQDRMCEAVLRTVMEAAPKLVNDLQNYELRETILYCGTIALNGFLQMGVRGDWATHNIEHAVSAVYDIPHAGGLAILFPNWMKHVLDENVSRFAQLAVRVFGVNPEGKSERDTALEGIEKLREFWSSIGAPSRLADYGIGEESLELIADKAMANGEFGKFKELNRDDVLAILRASL, from the coding sequence ATGCAAAATTTTACTTTTCGAAACCCAACGAAGTTGATTTTTGGAAAGGGGCAAATTGAGCAGCTGAAAGAGGAAATACCTCGTTATGGAAAAAAGATACTGCTTGTCTATGGCGGCGGCAGCATTAAACGGAACGGATTGTATGATGAAGTCATTCGTCTATTGAATGAATTGAACGTGGAAGTAACAGAACTTCCAGGTGTGGAGCCGAATCCGCGCTTGTCAACGGTACGAAAAGGTGTGGAAATTTGTAAAAAAGAAGGAATCGAGTTTTTGCTTGCCGTTGGCGGGGGAAGTGTGATTGACTGTACGAAAGCGATTGCTGCGGGTGCGAAATATGATGGCGATCCGTGGGATTTCATCACAAAGAAAGTAAAGGTTTCAGAAGCGCTTCCGTTTGGAACTGTATTGACGCTTGCGGCAACCGGTTCGGAAATGAATTCTGGTTCGGTGATTACGAACTGGGAGACGAAAGAAAAATATGGTTGGAGCAGCCCGGCAACGTTCCCGCAATTTTCAATTCTTGATCCGACATATACGCTAACCGTTCCAAAGGATCATACGGTTTACGGAATCGTCGATATGATGTCCCATGTGCTGGAACAATATTTCCATCATACAACGAATACTCCGCTTCAAGACCGGATGTGTGAAGCGGTATTGCGCACAGTAATGGAAGCGGCGCCGAAACTAGTCAACGACTTACAAAATTATGAGCTGCGGGAAACGATTTTATACTGCGGCACCATTGCCCTCAATGGCTTTTTACAAATGGGAGTGCGCGGCGATTGGGCGACACATAACATTGAACATGCGGTTTCGGCTGTTTATGATATTCCGCACGCTGGGGGGCTTGCGATTTTATTTCCAAACTGGATGAAACATGTGCTTGATGAAAATGTTAGCCGGTTTGCACAATTAGCCGTTCGCGTTTTTGGTGTAAATCCAGAAGGAAAATCGGAGCGGGACACAGCGTTAGAAGGAATTGAAAAACTGCGCGAATTTTGGTCGAGCATCGGAGCGCCATCACGGCTTGCGGATTACGGAATTGGTGAAGAAAGTTTGGAATTAATTGCCGATAAGGCGATGGCGAATGGTGAGTTTGGGAAGTTCAAAGAATTAAATCGAGACGATGTGCTTGCGATTTTACGTGCATCATTGTAA
- the yugI gene encoding S1 domain-containing post-transcriptional regulator GSP13 — protein sequence MSHIEVGSIVKGKVTGIQPYGVFVELDEETQGLVHISEISHEFVKNIKDYVNVGDEIIVKVLSIDPQTKRVSLSMRAVEERQGKKRKRHMKVKMPLNPGFNTLKEKLQEWIEQSKKEDLSK from the coding sequence TTGTCTCATATTGAAGTAGGGAGTATCGTGAAAGGAAAGGTTACTGGCATTCAACCGTACGGCGTCTTTGTGGAACTAGACGAAGAGACGCAAGGACTTGTTCACATTTCGGAAATTTCTCATGAGTTTGTCAAAAACATTAAAGATTACGTCAATGTTGGTGATGAAATAATCGTAAAAGTATTGTCCATCGATCCACAAACAAAACGGGTCAGCCTGTCCATGAGAGCGGTGGAAGAAAGACAAGGAAAAAAGAGAAAACGGCACATGAAAGTGAAAATGCCGTTAAACCCAGGGTTTAACACATTAAAGGAAAAGCTGCAGGAATGGATCGAACAATCGAAAAAAGAAGACCTATCCAAGTAA
- a CDS encoding aminotransferase, with protein sequence MQRTKKSYLSETVARLKPSGIRRFFDLASSMEGVISLGVGEPDFVTSWNIREACILSLEQGYTSYTANAGLLELRQEIAAYLARKFHIEYDPETEILVTVGASQAIDLALRATVNPGDEVIVVEPSFVAYESLVTLAGGVPVPVETNGDDHFKLRADQIERVITDRTKALIICSPNNPTGTVLHKEELEAIAQIAKKHDLLIISDEIYAELTYDDSYISFAAVDGMRERTILISGFSKGFAMTGWRLGFTAAPAEILQAMLKIHQYAMMCAPTMVQYGAIEALRNGEQDVEYMRKSYRRRRNYFVQSLNEIGLSCHMPGGAFYAFPSIQSTGLTSEQFAEKLLLEEKVAVVPGNVFGASGEGYIRCSYASSMEQLQEAIKRMKRFLDRL encoded by the coding sequence ATGCAACGAACAAAGAAATCCTATTTGTCGGAAACAGTCGCTCGTCTGAAGCCGTCAGGAATTCGCCGTTTTTTTGATCTTGCTTCCAGCATGGAAGGAGTTATTTCTCTAGGGGTGGGCGAGCCTGACTTTGTCACATCATGGAACATACGTGAAGCATGTATTTTGTCGCTTGAGCAAGGATATACATCATATACGGCAAACGCTGGACTTTTAGAGCTTCGTCAAGAAATTGCCGCTTATTTAGCCCGAAAATTCCATATTGAATACGATCCCGAAACAGAAATTCTTGTCACGGTCGGCGCAAGCCAAGCAATTGATTTAGCACTGCGGGCGACGGTGAATCCTGGGGATGAAGTGATCGTTGTTGAGCCTAGCTTTGTTGCTTATGAATCGCTTGTTACGTTGGCAGGAGGAGTGCCTGTTCCGGTAGAAACAAATGGGGATGACCATTTCAAGCTTCGTGCAGATCAAATCGAGCGGGTTATTACCGATCGAACAAAAGCGCTCATCATCTGTTCACCAAACAATCCGACAGGGACGGTGCTCCATAAAGAAGAGCTAGAAGCAATTGCGCAAATCGCAAAAAAACATGATTTGCTTATTATTTCGGACGAAATTTATGCAGAGCTGACGTATGACGATTCATACATAAGCTTTGCGGCGGTAGATGGAATGCGGGAGCGGACCATTTTGATTTCTGGTTTTTCGAAAGGATTTGCCATGACGGGCTGGAGGCTTGGATTTACTGCGGCGCCTGCGGAAATTTTACAAGCGATGTTAAAAATTCATCAATATGCGATGATGTGTGCGCCGACGATGGTGCAATACGGTGCGATTGAAGCGTTAAGAAACGGAGAGCAAGATGTCGAATATATGAGAAAAAGCTATCGGCGCCGCCGCAACTATTTTGTGCAATCGTTAAATGAAATTGGGCTTAGCTGTCATATGCCTGGCGGAGCGTTTTATGCATTTCCGTCTATTCAATCGACTGGGCTGACATCCGAACAATTTGCAGAGAAATTGTTGTTGGAGGAAAAAGTTGCGGTCGTACCTGGAAACGTATTTGGCGCAAGCGGGGAAGGATATATTCGCTGTTCTTACGCTTCCTCAATGGAACAGCTGCAAGAAGCGATCAAACGAATGAAACGCTTTTTAGATCGATTGTAG
- a CDS encoding Lrp/AsnC family transcriptional regulator, with the protein MKLTEKEIEIIEILEKDARIPIETLAKMVSLSVKETEAIMKKLEEMKVIVQYAALVDWRKVDGHEGVTAMIDVKVTPKRGVGFDEVAERIYRFPEVKSVYLMSGAYDLSVVIEGRSMSEVAQFVSEKLSTLDSVISTTTHFILKKYKHDGTVFDQGDQDRRIVMAP; encoded by the coding sequence GTGAAACTGACCGAAAAAGAAATAGAAATTATCGAAATATTAGAAAAAGACGCGCGTATTCCGATCGAAACGCTGGCAAAAATGGTATCGTTATCCGTGAAAGAAACAGAAGCGATCATGAAAAAACTTGAGGAAATGAAAGTGATTGTGCAGTACGCGGCGCTTGTCGACTGGCGAAAAGTAGACGGACATGAAGGAGTTACGGCGATGATTGATGTCAAAGTAACGCCAAAACGAGGAGTAGGGTTTGATGAAGTGGCGGAGCGCATTTATCGTTTTCCAGAAGTAAAATCCGTTTATTTAATGTCAGGAGCGTATGATTTATCCGTTGTCATTGAAGGGCGTTCTATGTCGGAAGTGGCGCAATTCGTTTCTGAAAAATTATCAACGTTAGATTCCGTCATTTCGACGACGACTCATTTTATATTGAAAAAATATAAACATGACGGTACGGTGTTTGACCAAGGAGATCAAGATCGTCGCATCGTGATGGCGCCATGA